From a single Ooceraea biroi isolate clonal line C1 chromosome 12, Obir_v5.4, whole genome shotgun sequence genomic region:
- the LOC105282211 gene encoding serine/threonine-protein kinase pakG isoform X1, with the protein MDSNMSTAAFVHRPGGSSSASSAGTGSSTGGGPGNPAGGGRMAVIGVTRHVRLRRRGNAGFGFSLRGGREYAAGFYVSDVQPGGEAHRNGLRVGDQILRVNGYPVEDAVHQEVALLAKNQQVLVLKIRSVGMIPVKDNPNDPVTWHMVQQQQQQLQYNETGLGGVPSTEVRIRILVGEKGRLGCGVCRGIVPGLTVQGTREGGPARAAGLKAGDVIIWCNGQRLTDLPFERAIEVMRSSAILDLVVQRPAPPNHLYDCPEPLWTRGSSGYDSETSSMVAASPPPQHPNNPSSSPQHHQHHDRMHQRYPRDDACNRNGRICCPLALSTSSCSSSTEWAHVDQAPEWTRKPNNTTVIRVNQSSNQNQNQNQNHRPIPGGQYHFNLRGNYEDDIDNEPLYDPVAPRIDYEVHDFDANPRDEANRRLAYRRDNARQQDVIYDGPADDLPMYHGSKENGQAIGNRLADLQLMQRQSEAERKTITTVEVHQSVCPPAPPPPLPYKWPAEAKPMNAMGMQMGSTMSMGSTGSTETESSLESSCSKDSASTSSSLSTSSCEPASTVSYGSASGGGSNSITSKTTETSTAAYATPRKDAVRTSPIVSTDLSTAITQELQRRAQQRMNNAAKAEAPKEKAPDSRKPQNPEALRSQEQKVTHDKLMEEFKRAHQKMFNSVQQKAQSSDQVSEKEQEKRVLNVQASTATTTTTITTTTTTTTTTTTGTSAPPPAPPPFPLLSKKRGNDDAVEMQSIESFKLKEMPSTVPKPPSTYFPITSPSSSGSPRHGAVTKAAGGKDAATSPVAELVKISPSSVSPTNVAQSAKSNSKVAIRIGAYEGEAKQPSRLEFLPQQTNRDKSDDAANSPVVSRLQNELAATLQRSNLRRKTEGENSSPVKNMPENATSSSDTTNTELSKVPQGNVEKLASALSNKVTIKVNPDNSSR; encoded by the exons GCCCGGTGGCTCCTCCAGCGCCTCAAGTGCTGGCACGGGATCATCGACCGGCGGAGGTCCTGGGAACCCGGCAGGAGGCGGCAGGATGGCCGTCATTGGCGTGACTAGACACGTGCGTCTGAGGCGTCGCGGTAACGCCGGCTTCGGATTCTCGTTACGGGGTGGACGCGAGTACGCGGCTGGTTTCTACGTCAGCGACGTCCAACCAGGCGGCGAAGCTCACAGGAATGGATTAAGG GTAGGCGATCAGATCTTGCGGGTGAACGGTTACCCGGTGGAGGACGCGGTGCATCAGGAAGTCGCGCTCCTGGCGAAGAACCAGCAAGTGCTGGTTCTCAAAATCCGAA GCGTAGGGATGATACCCGTGAAGGA CAATCCGAACGATCCGGTTACCTGGCACATGgtgcagcaacaacaacagcaactGCAGTACAACGAAACAGGTTTAGGCGGTGTACCGAGCACAGAAGTCAGAATTCGGATCCTCGTCGGCGAGAAGGGCCGCCTGGGCTGCGGAGTTTGCAGAGGCATCGTACCCGGTCTCACCGTTCAg GGCACGAGGGAAGGCgggcccgcgcgcgcggcaggcCTAAAGGCCGGCGACGTAATAATCTGGTGCAATGGTCAGCGACTCACCGATCTTCCGTTCGAACGGGCGATTGAGGTGATGCGCAGCTCGGCGATCCTCGACCTCGTGGTGCAACGACCCGCACCCCCGAATCACCTCTATGACTGTCCCGAGCCCCTGTGGACGCGCGGTTCCAGCGGCTACGACTCCGAGACGTCCAGCATGGTGGCCGCCAGTCCCCCGCCACAGCATCCGAACAATCCGTCATCTTCGCCGCAGCATCATCAGCATCACGACAGGATGCATCAACGGTATCCGCGCGACGATGCCTGCAACAGAAACGGCAG GATATGCTGCCCCCTTGCCCTCTCGACCAGCAGCTGCAGTTCCTCCACGGAATGGGCGCACGTGGATCAG GCGCCGGAATGGACGCGAAAACCGAATAACACGACCGTAATTCGTGTTAATCAGAGCTCGAACCAGAATCAGAACCAGAACCAGAACCACCGGCCTATACCGGGAGGGCAGTATCACTTCAACTTGCGCGGCAATTATGAGGATGACATCGACAACGAGCCACTTTACGACCCCGTGGCGCCCAGGATCGACTACGAGGTGCACGATTTCGATGCGAATCCGCGGGACGAGGCAAATCGGCGGCTGGCTTATCGTCGGGATAATGCGAGGCAGCAGGACGTGATTTACGACGGGCCCGCGGACGACTTGCCCATGTACCACGGCTCCAAA GAGAACGGCCAAGCGATCGGTAATCGATTGGCGGACCTGCAACTCATGCAGAGGCAGAGCGAGGCCGAGAGGAAGACGATAACGACCGTCGAGGTGCATCAGTCAGTTTGTCCACctgcgccgccgccgccgcttcCCTACAAATGGCCAGCAG AGGCCAAACCGATGAACGCCATGGGCATGCAAATGGGCAGCACCATGTCAATGGGCAGCACCGGCTCGACGGAGACCGAGTCGAGCCTCGAGTCGTCCTGCAGCAAAGATTCCGCTTCGACGTCGTCATCTCTGTCGACTTCGTCCTGCGAGCCGGCGTCCACCGTCTCATACGGATCGGCGAGTGGCGGCGGTTCCAACAGCATCACGAGCAAAACGACGGAGACTTCGACGGCCGCATATGCAACACCGCGCAAGGACGCCGTTAGAACCTCGCCAATCGTTAGCACCGATCTGAGCACCGCTATCACGCAGGAGCTGCAGAGGCGAGCGCAGCAG AGGATGAACAACGCCGCTAAGGCGGAAGCGCCAAAGGAAAAGGCTCCGGATAGCCGCAAGCCTCAGAATCCAGAAGCCCTGAGGTCGCAGGAGCAAAAAGTCACACATGATAAG CTGATGGAGGAGTTCAAGCGTGCACACCAAAAGATGTTCAATTCCGTTCAGCAAAAGGCGCAGTCGTCGGATCAAGTTTCCGAGAAG gaacaagaaaaaagagtGCTCAACGTTCAGGCCTCGACAGCGACGACGACCACAACGATAacaacaacgacaacgacgacgacgacgacgacgacgggcaCTTCGGCGCCACCGCCGGCGCCTCCTCCGTTTCCGCTTCTCTCCAAGAAGCGGGGCAACGACGACGCAGTCGAGATGCAAAGCATCGAGTCGTTCAAACTGAAGGAGATGCCCAGCACAGTGCCGAAGCCACCGTCGACGTATTTTCCGATAACGAGCCCGTCCTCAAGCGGAAGTCCGCGCCACGGTGCCGTGACGAAGGCAGCCGGTGGTAAGGACGCTGCGACGAGCCCTGTTGCGGAACTCGTGAAGATTTCGCCGTCGTCGGTCTCGCCAACCAACGTCGCCCAGTCCGCGAAGTCGAACAGCAAGGTGGCCATCAGGATAGGGGCGTACGAGGGTGAAGCCAAGCAGCCATCCAGACTGGAATTCTTGCCGCAGCAGACGAACCGCGACAAGAGCGACGACGCGGCCAACAGTCCAGTCGTGTCCAGGCTGCAGAATGAGCTCGCCGCGACCCTACAGAGATCGAACCTCAGAAGAAAGACTGAAGGG GAAAATTCGTCGCCCGTGAAGAATATGCCTGAGAACGCGACGTCCAGCAGCGATACAACGAATACGGAACTCAGCAAGGTTCCCCAGGGTAACGTCGAGAAGCTCGCGTCCGCCCTCAGCAACAAAGTCACCATCAAAGTGAATCCGGATAACAGTAGTCGATAA
- the LOC105282211 gene encoding serine/threonine-protein kinase pakG isoform X2 translates to MDSNMSTAAFVHRPGGSSSASSAGTGSSTGGGPGNPAGGGRMAVIGVTRHVRLRRRGNAGFGFSLRGGREYAAGFYVSDVQPGGEAHRNGLRVGDQILRVNGYPVEDAVHQEVALLAKNQQVLVLKIRSVGMIPVKDNPNDPVTWHMVQQQQQQLQYNETGLGGVPSTEVRIRILVGEKGRLGCGVCRGIVPGLTVQGTREGGPARAAGLKAGDVIIWCNGQRLTDLPFERAIEVMRSSAILDLVVQRPAPPNHLYDCPEPLWTRGSSGYDSETSSMVAASPPPQHPNNPSSSPQHHQHHDRMHQRYPRDDACNRNGRICCPLALSTSSCSSSTEWAHVDQSSNQNQNQNQNHRPIPGGQYHFNLRGNYEDDIDNEPLYDPVAPRIDYEVHDFDANPRDEANRRLAYRRDNARQQDVIYDGPADDLPMYHGSKENGQAIGNRLADLQLMQRQSEAERKTITTVEVHQSVCPPAPPPPLPYKWPAEAKPMNAMGMQMGSTMSMGSTGSTETESSLESSCSKDSASTSSSLSTSSCEPASTVSYGSASGGGSNSITSKTTETSTAAYATPRKDAVRTSPIVSTDLSTAITQELQRRAQQRMNNAAKAEAPKEKAPDSRKPQNPEALRSQEQKVTHDKLMEEFKRAHQKMFNSVQQKAQSSDQVSEKEQEKRVLNVQASTATTTTTITTTTTTTTTTTTGTSAPPPAPPPFPLLSKKRGNDDAVEMQSIESFKLKEMPSTVPKPPSTYFPITSPSSSGSPRHGAVTKAAGGKDAATSPVAELVKISPSSVSPTNVAQSAKSNSKVAIRIGAYEGEAKQPSRLEFLPQQTNRDKSDDAANSPVVSRLQNELAATLQRSNLRRKTEGENSSPVKNMPENATSSSDTTNTELSKVPQGNVEKLASALSNKVTIKVNPDNSSR, encoded by the exons GCCCGGTGGCTCCTCCAGCGCCTCAAGTGCTGGCACGGGATCATCGACCGGCGGAGGTCCTGGGAACCCGGCAGGAGGCGGCAGGATGGCCGTCATTGGCGTGACTAGACACGTGCGTCTGAGGCGTCGCGGTAACGCCGGCTTCGGATTCTCGTTACGGGGTGGACGCGAGTACGCGGCTGGTTTCTACGTCAGCGACGTCCAACCAGGCGGCGAAGCTCACAGGAATGGATTAAGG GTAGGCGATCAGATCTTGCGGGTGAACGGTTACCCGGTGGAGGACGCGGTGCATCAGGAAGTCGCGCTCCTGGCGAAGAACCAGCAAGTGCTGGTTCTCAAAATCCGAA GCGTAGGGATGATACCCGTGAAGGA CAATCCGAACGATCCGGTTACCTGGCACATGgtgcagcaacaacaacagcaactGCAGTACAACGAAACAGGTTTAGGCGGTGTACCGAGCACAGAAGTCAGAATTCGGATCCTCGTCGGCGAGAAGGGCCGCCTGGGCTGCGGAGTTTGCAGAGGCATCGTACCCGGTCTCACCGTTCAg GGCACGAGGGAAGGCgggcccgcgcgcgcggcaggcCTAAAGGCCGGCGACGTAATAATCTGGTGCAATGGTCAGCGACTCACCGATCTTCCGTTCGAACGGGCGATTGAGGTGATGCGCAGCTCGGCGATCCTCGACCTCGTGGTGCAACGACCCGCACCCCCGAATCACCTCTATGACTGTCCCGAGCCCCTGTGGACGCGCGGTTCCAGCGGCTACGACTCCGAGACGTCCAGCATGGTGGCCGCCAGTCCCCCGCCACAGCATCCGAACAATCCGTCATCTTCGCCGCAGCATCATCAGCATCACGACAGGATGCATCAACGGTATCCGCGCGACGATGCCTGCAACAGAAACGGCAG GATATGCTGCCCCCTTGCCCTCTCGACCAGCAGCTGCAGTTCCTCCACGGAATGGGCGCACGTGGATCAG AGCTCGAACCAGAATCAGAACCAGAACCAGAACCACCGGCCTATACCGGGAGGGCAGTATCACTTCAACTTGCGCGGCAATTATGAGGATGACATCGACAACGAGCCACTTTACGACCCCGTGGCGCCCAGGATCGACTACGAGGTGCACGATTTCGATGCGAATCCGCGGGACGAGGCAAATCGGCGGCTGGCTTATCGTCGGGATAATGCGAGGCAGCAGGACGTGATTTACGACGGGCCCGCGGACGACTTGCCCATGTACCACGGCTCCAAA GAGAACGGCCAAGCGATCGGTAATCGATTGGCGGACCTGCAACTCATGCAGAGGCAGAGCGAGGCCGAGAGGAAGACGATAACGACCGTCGAGGTGCATCAGTCAGTTTGTCCACctgcgccgccgccgccgcttcCCTACAAATGGCCAGCAG AGGCCAAACCGATGAACGCCATGGGCATGCAAATGGGCAGCACCATGTCAATGGGCAGCACCGGCTCGACGGAGACCGAGTCGAGCCTCGAGTCGTCCTGCAGCAAAGATTCCGCTTCGACGTCGTCATCTCTGTCGACTTCGTCCTGCGAGCCGGCGTCCACCGTCTCATACGGATCGGCGAGTGGCGGCGGTTCCAACAGCATCACGAGCAAAACGACGGAGACTTCGACGGCCGCATATGCAACACCGCGCAAGGACGCCGTTAGAACCTCGCCAATCGTTAGCACCGATCTGAGCACCGCTATCACGCAGGAGCTGCAGAGGCGAGCGCAGCAG AGGATGAACAACGCCGCTAAGGCGGAAGCGCCAAAGGAAAAGGCTCCGGATAGCCGCAAGCCTCAGAATCCAGAAGCCCTGAGGTCGCAGGAGCAAAAAGTCACACATGATAAG CTGATGGAGGAGTTCAAGCGTGCACACCAAAAGATGTTCAATTCCGTTCAGCAAAAGGCGCAGTCGTCGGATCAAGTTTCCGAGAAG gaacaagaaaaaagagtGCTCAACGTTCAGGCCTCGACAGCGACGACGACCACAACGATAacaacaacgacaacgacgacgacgacgacgacgacgggcaCTTCGGCGCCACCGCCGGCGCCTCCTCCGTTTCCGCTTCTCTCCAAGAAGCGGGGCAACGACGACGCAGTCGAGATGCAAAGCATCGAGTCGTTCAAACTGAAGGAGATGCCCAGCACAGTGCCGAAGCCACCGTCGACGTATTTTCCGATAACGAGCCCGTCCTCAAGCGGAAGTCCGCGCCACGGTGCCGTGACGAAGGCAGCCGGTGGTAAGGACGCTGCGACGAGCCCTGTTGCGGAACTCGTGAAGATTTCGCCGTCGTCGGTCTCGCCAACCAACGTCGCCCAGTCCGCGAAGTCGAACAGCAAGGTGGCCATCAGGATAGGGGCGTACGAGGGTGAAGCCAAGCAGCCATCCAGACTGGAATTCTTGCCGCAGCAGACGAACCGCGACAAGAGCGACGACGCGGCCAACAGTCCAGTCGTGTCCAGGCTGCAGAATGAGCTCGCCGCGACCCTACAGAGATCGAACCTCAGAAGAAAGACTGAAGGG GAAAATTCGTCGCCCGTGAAGAATATGCCTGAGAACGCGACGTCCAGCAGCGATACAACGAATACGGAACTCAGCAAGGTTCCCCAGGGTAACGTCGAGAAGCTCGCGTCCGCCCTCAGCAACAAAGTCACCATCAAAGTGAATCCGGATAACAGTAGTCGATAA
- the LOC105282210 gene encoding uncharacterized protein LOC105282210, with protein sequence MRASHKTRLSGRSQSNRIRKLLLSEYCELSEMILVESPFAETTRDGRGLRQVALGLTPTRLIVAADVLRSNPGFFCPPGVDASIESFELVSVYPLEYVTLSVFRRRRRRTLKARFIDGRANYYELGGVRRRSSWRIWCEEVRRLLERKMDGSSLSETTAASSSSSTTLYLLSSEIEVRSSRDARCRRPMLRIWTRYGGAGDYVAPTWTEKNLYLGPSFNELMNGHYTPVPVRFAGASLEDLKYELEDRTSRYVACEKSCHSWPCQAKSGQGKSQRTGGLCNVLYARNRNRHRYDYTTSCKSSPCNICQLDESVGIDIRGQHGRCNERRDVLLSEEEFAEHVGRKSERQEQHPEAPKTKVLKSKVSRFGFGIPEKCRSELILGPYRADSSYVDVPEHADRLVESRKFIENGVKVWEDHCRTLKSQRHPRRYALASAAHFLYALGPWSVQPGERDSVQTLRSPSAVNIRKQPSDPELRLPVSRRQLTASVSCAALTSGGSSTVTRGRVILFWTPEYWYRPQAAVIAYRELRHHLESLQHFRREKEKQAKRKFFCKRWNQISVENDKSETTIMGKSSSLLERMLSINGARKKNKKVNENTDVQRGTAQLRRLLRMNLRITVWDLDSSVLATQLTMIDRDLFVRIPATEIEVLIHQRSSRNAPNLGAWIAFSHRIACLTVSEILAIKQLDMRTRIMARFINAADKCFALGNFQSCRSILTGLQAPPIYRLRKSWSYLRTHHASRYERMEKLSKIYKNLCCSRYQKVWATKERNPPSMPYVGHFLIKVLGLNNSKTIQAKCAPSFTRKQSITRIAAISESAAVHNNSNAFHSENGQKLMGPKQCLARRILTATLTRIRLTTRRNVADDTASDAWTCRQQYLARKFLHRWITIALVSKTHAEGDQASLRSADSTRKRVLHVATWLTNCQRFAQGYVFPLNSFACEFLLKARYREDRDNFFISLKLEPPRTK encoded by the exons ATGAGAGCGTCACATAAAACGAGGTTGTCCGGTCGCTCGCAGAGTAACAGGATACGCAAGCTACTGCTGTCGGAGTACTGCGAGCTCTCGGAGATGATTCTGGTGGAGTCGCCGTTCGCGGAGACCACGCGAGACGGACGTGGACTTCGCCAAGTTGCTCTGGGCCTGACGCCGACCAGGCTAATCGTCGCCGCCGACGTTCTCCGGTCTAATCCGGGCTTCTTCTGCCCGCCTGGCGTCGACGCCAGCATCGAGAGCTTCGAGCTCGTGTCCGTGTATCCGTTGGAGTACGTTACGCTCAGCGTGTTCAGGAGAAGACGTCGCAGGACTCTAAAGGCAAG ATTCATTGACGGGCGAGCTAATTATTATGAGCTCGGCGGCGTGCGACGCAGATCCTCTTGGAGGATTTGGTGCGAGGAAGTGCGACGATTATTGGAGCGTAAGATGGATGGCAGTTCGTTATCCGAGACGACAGCAGCGAGCTCGTCGAGCAGCACCACATTGTATCTACTATCATCCGAGATCGAAGTCAGGAGCAGTCGGGACGCAAGATGCAGAAGGCCGATGCTCAG GATATGGACGCGATACGGAGGCGCCGGCGATTACGTCGCTCCCACGTGGACCGAGAAGAATCTTTATCTGGGACCGTCCTTCAACGAATTGATGAACGGCCACTATACGCCCGTTCCGGTGAGATTCGCTGGTGCCAGCCTGGAGGATCTCAAGTACGAGCTGGAAGATCGTACGTCGCGTTACGTCGCTTGTGAGAAGTCGTGCCACAGCTGGCCGTGTCAGGCCAAGTCCGGCCAGGGGAAATCGCAACGCACTGGCGGATTGTGTAATGTTCTCTATGCAAGAAATCGCAATAGGCATCGTTACGATTACACGACGAGTTGCAAAAGTTCGCCTTGCAACATTTGCCAATTGGACGAAAGCGTTGGTATCGATATTCGCGGACAGCACGGCCGGTGTAACG AACGCCGAGATGTACTTCTCTCCGAGGAGGAATTCGCGGAACACGTGGGAAGAAAATCCGAGAGACAGGAGCAGCATCCGGAAGCACCGAAAACAAAAGTCCTCAAGTCAAAAGTGTCGCGTTTCGGTTTCGGTATACCGGAGAAATGCCGTTCAGAGTTGATTCTGGGGCCTTACCGCGCCGATTCTAGCTACGTCGACGTTCCCGAGCACGCGGATCGCCTCGTCGAGTCCCGTAAGTTCATCGAGAACGGCGTGAAAGTTTGGGAGGATCACTGCAGAACCCTGAAGAGCCAGAGGCATCCTCGAAGATACGCTCTCGCTTCAGCGGCGCATTTCCTTTACGCGCTCGGACCGTGGTCAGTCCAACCCGGCGAACGTGATTCTGTACAGACGTTGAGATCGCCGAGTGCTGTCAATATACGTAAACAGCCCTCGGATCCGGAACTGAGACTTCCGGTCTCGCGCCGCCAACTGACAGCCAGCGTTTCTTGCGCCGCCTTGACATCCGGCGGATCTAGCACCGTCACCAGAGGACGAGTGATACTGTTCTGGACACCGGAATACTGGTACAGGCCTCAGGCAGCTGTAATTGCTTACag AGAGCTGAGGCATCACTTGGAGTCCCTCCAGCACTTCCGACGTGAGAAGGAGAAGCAGGCGAAGAGGAAATTCTTCTGTAAACGGTGGAATCAGATTTCAGTGGAGAACGACAAATCGGAAACTACAATCATGGGAAAATCCAGCAGTCTCTTGGAACGTATGCTTTCTATAAATGGCGCACgcaagaagaataaaaaggtGAATGAAAATACGGATGTGCAGCGGGGCACGGCGCAATTGCGGAGACTATTGCGAATGAACCTCCGTATCACCGTGTGGGACTTGGACAGCAGCGTCCTGGCCACGCAGCTAACGATGATCGATCGCGATCTCTTCGTGCGTATCCCCGCGACCGAGATCGAGGTGTTGATCCACCAGAGATCGTCGCGTAACGCGCCGAATTTAGGCGCGTGGATCGCCTTCAGCCACAGGATTGCCTGTTTAACCGTCAGCGAGATCCTTGCGATCAAGCAGTTGGACATGAGGACCAGGATCATGGCGAGATTTATCAACGCCGCCGACAAGTGCTTCGCCCTCGGCAATTTTCAATCCTGTAGATCCATTCTGACTGGTTTGCAAGCTCCACCGATTTACAGGCTTCGAAAAAGCTGGTCCTATTTGAGGACTCATCACGCCAGCAG ATATGAAAGGATGGAGAAGCTGTCCAAGATTTACAAGAATCTATGCTGTTCGAGATATCAAAAAGTTTGGGCCACAAAGGAACGGAATCCACCTTCCATGCCATACGTCGGTCACTTTTTGATTAAAGTCTTGggattaaataattctaaaacAATTCAAGCGAAGTGCGCGCCGTCTTTTACAAGGAAACAATCAATCACGCGAATCGCTGCGATTTCGGAATCTGCAGCCGTCCATAATAATTCCAACGCTTTTCACTCGGAAAACGGACAGAAATTGATGGGACCCAAGCAATGCTTAGCCCGGCGTATTCTCACAGCAACCCTGACAAGGATACGACTTACAACACGCCGTAATGTTGCTGATGATACAGCGAGCGACGCTTGGACGTGCAGGCAGCAATATCTAGCGCGCAAGTTTCTTCATCGTTGGATCACGATAGCGTTGGTGTCGAAGACGCACGCGGAAGGGGACCAGGCAAGCCTGAGAAGCGCAGACTCGACGAGGAAGCGCGTTCTCCACGTGGCGACCTGGCTGACGAACTGTCAGAGATTCGCGCAGGGCTACGTTTTCCCCTTGAACTCGTTCGCGTGCGAATTCCTTCTGAAAGCGCGCTACAGAGAGGACCGTGACAACTTCTTCATCAGTCTCAAGCTCGAACCACCGAGAACGAAGTGA